One genomic segment of Chroogloeocystis siderophila 5.2 s.c.1 includes these proteins:
- a CDS encoding phasin family protein, which translates to MESNNWIKQLLMVGIGTTSLVAEKLREVSDELVKDGKLQPDQAKEFIDNLMHQLKSEQGNFEVQMQRQMRNMLQDLGVPRQAEMDELRGRIDRLERQVRDLENKLWRGM; encoded by the coding sequence ATGGAAAGCAACAACTGGATTAAACAGCTATTAATGGTTGGTATAGGCACAACGTCATTGGTAGCCGAAAAGCTGCGGGAAGTAAGTGATGAACTAGTCAAGGACGGCAAGCTTCAGCCGGATCAAGCGAAAGAGTTTATTGACAACTTGATGCACCAACTTAAATCAGAACAAGGTAATTTTGAAGTGCAAATGCAGCGTCAAATGCGCAATATGCTGCAAGACTTGGGTGTACCCCGCCAAGCAGAAATGGATGAATTGCGCGGGCGCATTGACCGTCTTGAGCGCCAGGTACGCGATTTAGAAAATAAATTGTGGCGGGGAATGTAA
- a CDS encoding thiol-disulfide oxidoreductase DCC family protein, translating to MNYHVIYDGNCNLCVTFVRLLESFDKGQIFRYVPMQDQATLAPWEITPQDCELGVILLDADAPERRWQGTAAIEEIGRVLPMGNLFVEAYRGLPGVKWVGDRIYEQVRDNRYTLFGKRQNTYNSPYCSECKSQSASN from the coding sequence ATGAATTACCACGTTATCTACGACGGCAATTGCAATCTTTGCGTGACTTTTGTCCGATTACTTGAGAGCTTTGATAAAGGACAAATATTTCGTTACGTCCCCATGCAAGACCAAGCGACGCTTGCACCCTGGGAAATTACACCACAAGATTGCGAGTTAGGTGTGATTTTACTTGATGCTGATGCACCTGAACGTCGTTGGCAAGGTACAGCAGCCATCGAAGAAATTGGGCGTGTGTTACCGATGGGTAATCTTTTTGTTGAAGCTTATCGCGGATTACCAGGCGTCAAGTGGGTAGGCGATCGCATTTACGAACAAGTCCGCGATAACCGCTACACGCTATTTGGTAAACGTCAGAACACCTATAACTCACCTTACTGTAGTGAATGTAAAAGTCAGTCTGCAAGCAATTAA
- a CDS encoding NAD-binding protein: protein MKPRIIVCGLERTGYKIFCLLRQQGASVVGIHHQPIPKEETIIVGDLQAAATLQAASIETAQTLVLANSDDALNLAILIQARVLNPRIRIINRLFNANLGDRLDHTLPDHVSMSVSGLAAPVFYFAALGNRAIGQLKLFNQTWPIQEEYIHENHPWRGRLLSDLWDDRTRMLIYYLPVCGEIDLVCAVSSGQQLQVGDRLIVGTQPSIRTMRKSALSKLLKVITNLRQFRQHGQSLMVVTLVLLITIFTATLTYICFDLNTSIIDALYFSVGMITGAGGKEEVVEKASDSIKVFTAFMMLIGAGIIGICYALLNDFVLGTRFKQFWDAARVPQRHHYIVCGLGGMGVQVVQQFHVSGHEVVVIERDHNNRFLNTARGLGVPVIQGDASLPETLQAANLKSASALLIVTSNDAVNLEIALNAKTLMPSIPTIVRYEHPDFAHMAQQVFEFEAVLSPAELAAPAFAAAALGGRILGNGITADSLWVALATLITPSHPFCGQRVKEAAMQSDFVPLYIETNCQTIHGWDLLGTYLSAGDVLYLTMPANRLDQLWRAVPSQIMVS from the coding sequence ATGAAACCTCGGATTATTGTCTGCGGCCTAGAACGCACGGGCTACAAAATCTTTTGTTTACTTAGGCAACAAGGAGCAAGTGTCGTAGGAATTCATCACCAGCCGATTCCTAAAGAAGAAACGATCATCGTCGGCGATCTTCAGGCTGCGGCGACTTTACAAGCGGCAAGCATTGAAACGGCGCAAACACTGGTACTAGCAAACAGTGATGATGCGCTGAATTTGGCAATTCTAATTCAAGCACGCGTACTTAATCCTCGAATTCGGATTATCAATCGCTTATTTAATGCCAACTTAGGCGATCGCCTCGACCACACCTTGCCGGATCACGTTAGTATGAGTGTTTCAGGTTTAGCCGCACCGGTATTTTACTTTGCCGCGCTTGGAAATCGCGCGATCGGGCAACTCAAACTATTTAATCAAACATGGCCTATTCAAGAAGAATACATTCATGAAAATCATCCCTGGCGCGGGCGACTGTTGAGTGATTTATGGGACGATCGCACGCGGATGTTGATTTACTATCTACCAGTATGTGGAGAAATTGATCTTGTTTGTGCAGTCAGTTCAGGACAACAGTTGCAAGTTGGCGATCGCCTGATCGTTGGTACCCAACCAAGTATCCGCACAATGCGTAAATCAGCGCTGTCTAAACTGCTGAAAGTCATTACTAACCTACGTCAATTTCGCCAGCACGGGCAATCGTTAATGGTTGTGACGTTAGTTCTGCTGATCACTATTTTTACTGCGACGCTCACTTATATTTGTTTTGATTTAAACACTTCGATTATTGATGCTTTATATTTTTCGGTTGGGATGATTACAGGTGCTGGCGGTAAAGAAGAAGTTGTCGAAAAAGCGTCAGACAGCATCAAAGTCTTTACCGCGTTTATGATGTTAATTGGCGCAGGTATTATTGGAATTTGCTATGCGTTACTCAACGATTTTGTTTTGGGTACGCGCTTCAAACAGTTTTGGGATGCGGCACGAGTTCCGCAACGCCATCATTATATTGTCTGCGGATTAGGTGGCATGGGCGTGCAAGTTGTTCAACAATTCCATGTGAGTGGACACGAAGTCGTCGTTATTGAACGCGATCATAATAACAGATTTCTCAATACTGCCCGTGGATTAGGTGTCCCAGTGATTCAAGGTGATGCGAGTTTACCGGAAACATTACAAGCCGCGAATCTCAAATCAGCAAGCGCTTTATTAATTGTGACCAGTAACGATGCGGTTAATTTGGAAATTGCGCTGAATGCTAAAACATTAATGCCGAGTATTCCCACGATTGTCCGCTACGAACATCCAGATTTTGCGCACATGGCGCAACAAGTCTTTGAATTCGAGGCGGTGCTAAGTCCTGCTGAACTTGCAGCCCCAGCTTTTGCCGCCGCTGCGCTGGGCGGAAGAATTTTAGGCAATGGCATCACGGCGGATAGTCTTTGGGTTGCTTTAGCAACTTTAATCACTCCTTCGCATCCTTTTTGCGGTCAACGCGTTAAAGAAGCCGCAATGCAATCTGATTTTGTCCCGCTGTATATCGAAACGAATTGCCAAACGATCCACGGCTGGGATTTATTAGGTACGTATTTAAGCGCAGGCGATGTCTTATATCTAACTATGCCCGCAAATCGGTTAGATCAGTTGTGGCGGGCTGTACCTTCTCAGATTATGGTGAGTTGA
- a CDS encoding DMT family transporter — protein sequence MTESLWSSKRSFNLPEGTYLIILAAAIYGLTIVLTKGALEQIPPFTLLCIQTASSVLFFWTIVIFQGIQVPLRWATLKLSLAGLLEPGLSHIFGMFGLALTTASNATFISTTEPAMTMALSWWILREHFNLSFVGLGLLACVGVRFVVTPDGTAITSSSIWGDLLVCLSVLFASLYAITAARSVQRLHPVVLAAIQQSIALILFIMMLVGAFWLGFESFEFTPAMWGNLLIAIASGAFGYGLAFLLYLAAVRYLPASRLSLYLTLTPVFGAISAYFILGERLLVSQGFGGSLIILAVTGISCLPHSK from the coding sequence ATGACTGAATCGTTGTGGAGTAGCAAACGCTCATTTAATCTTCCTGAAGGAACGTACTTAATCATATTAGCTGCGGCAATTTATGGTTTAACCATCGTGCTAACGAAAGGTGCTTTAGAACAAATACCACCATTTACTTTGTTATGCATTCAAACCGCTTCAAGTGTGCTTTTCTTCTGGACAATCGTTATCTTCCAAGGTATTCAAGTTCCTTTGCGTTGGGCGACGCTCAAATTGAGCTTAGCAGGGCTACTTGAACCTGGGCTATCTCATATTTTCGGGATGTTTGGACTAGCGCTGACAACAGCGAGTAATGCAACGTTCATCAGTACAACAGAACCGGCGATGACAATGGCACTGTCATGGTGGATTCTGCGCGAACACTTCAATCTTTCTTTCGTTGGATTAGGATTGTTAGCTTGTGTTGGCGTGAGGTTTGTTGTCACTCCTGATGGAACTGCAATCACCTCAAGCTCAATCTGGGGAGATTTGCTTGTTTGTCTTAGTGTTTTGTTTGCTTCACTTTATGCGATTACGGCGGCGCGTTCAGTTCAACGCTTACATCCTGTAGTCTTAGCCGCCATTCAACAATCTATCGCACTCATTCTGTTTATTATGATGCTCGTTGGCGCATTTTGGTTAGGTTTTGAGTCTTTTGAATTTACACCTGCAATGTGGGGAAATTTACTAATTGCGATCGCTTCAGGCGCATTTGGCTATGGATTAGCGTTTCTCCTTTACCTTGCTGCGGTACGCTATCTCCCTGCAAGCAGACTGTCGCTTTACCTAACGCTGACTCCTGTGTTCGGTGCGATCAGTGCTTATTTTATACTGGGGGAGCGACTTTTAGTTTCACAAGGCTTCGGAGGTAGTTTGATTATCCTCGCAGTCACCGGTATTTCGTGTTTGCCGCATTCCAAGTAG
- a CDS encoding DUF1361 domain-containing protein: protein MDRIFAARVFTELSTQLVRAFDAIYSGWILWNLFLAFIPLALSFWLFRRKTRSRSLLWWIVFVVFVAFLPNAPYVLTDIIHLIRGIRPGLSPWIITLFVIPVHLFAMLIGFEAYVVALINQGYYLRRLGARQFVVWAELIAHMLCAVGVYLGRFRRFNSWDLVTEPGNVLLKTVNDLTERRPLFVVFIIFVIITAFYWIIKQITLGLVLRIHYARAKVDIDQYL, encoded by the coding sequence ATGGATCGCATTTTTGCCGCCAGGGTATTTACCGAATTATCTACGCAGCTAGTACGCGCTTTTGATGCAATCTACAGTGGCTGGATTCTGTGGAACTTGTTTTTGGCTTTTATTCCTTTAGCGCTTAGCTTTTGGTTATTTCGCCGCAAAACACGTTCTCGTTCTCTACTATGGTGGATAGTTTTTGTTGTCTTCGTAGCTTTTTTGCCCAACGCGCCTTACGTACTTACCGATATTATCCATCTCATTCGCGGGATACGCCCTGGTTTATCCCCATGGATAATTACGCTGTTTGTTATTCCTGTGCATCTATTTGCGATGCTCATTGGATTTGAGGCTTATGTCGTTGCTTTGATTAATCAAGGATATTACTTAAGACGTCTGGGTGCAAGGCAATTTGTCGTTTGGGCAGAATTAATCGCACATATGTTGTGTGCTGTTGGGGTTTATCTTGGTAGATTTCGTCGCTTTAACAGTTGGGATTTAGTCACAGAACCTGGTAACGTTCTACTCAAAACTGTCAATGATTTAACTGAGCGACGTCCTCTGTTTGTTGTATTTATCATCTTCGTTATTATCACAGCGTTTTACTGGATAATAAAGCAAATAACTTTGGGGCTTGTGCTACGAATTCACTACGCCCGTGCCAAAGTTGATATTGACCAATATTTATAA
- a CDS encoding pirin family protein, which translates to MTHTATNIIHDRNARGRTRMGWLDSYHTFSFGSFYDPARMGFRALRVINDDRVVPGAGFPMHSHRDMEIFTYVLEGALEHQDSLGNGAIISPGEAQIMSAGTGITHSEFNPSTTEPVHFLQIWIIPDTQGVQPRYEQKAFPLEQRRGNLRLIAAKDGRNNAVTIHQDVDLYTSVLEKGDVLNYHLKPNRYAWLQVAQGIVSLNDQELRAGDGVQMYEGDLEISTDIGGEILLFDLA; encoded by the coding sequence ATGACGCACACAGCTACCAACATTATTCATGATAGAAATGCTCGTGGTCGCACGCGAATGGGCTGGTTAGATAGTTACCATACTTTTTCCTTTGGAAGTTTCTACGATCCAGCGCGGATGGGATTTCGTGCTTTACGAGTTATTAACGACGATCGCGTTGTTCCTGGTGCTGGTTTTCCGATGCACAGTCACCGCGATATGGAAATTTTTACTTATGTTCTAGAAGGTGCATTAGAACATCAAGACAGCTTAGGTAACGGCGCGATTATTTCTCCAGGAGAAGCACAAATCATGAGTGCAGGTACTGGAATAACTCACAGCGAGTTTAATCCATCAACAACTGAACCTGTACACTTTTTACAAATTTGGATTATTCCTGATACACAAGGGGTACAACCTAGATATGAGCAAAAAGCATTTCCTCTAGAACAACGACGCGGTAACTTACGTTTAATTGCTGCTAAAGATGGACGTAATAATGCGGTGACAATTCATCAAGATGTTGATTTGTATACGTCTGTTCTAGAAAAAGGTGATGTTTTGAATTATCACCTCAAACCAAACCGTTATGCTTGGTTGCAAGTTGCGCAAGGAATTGTATCTCTTAACGATCAGGAACTTCGTGCAGGAGATGGAGTACAAATGTACGAAGGAGACTTAGAAATTAGCACTGATATTGGTGGAGAGATTTTGTTGTTTGATCTTGCGTAA
- a CDS encoding NAD(P)/FAD-dependent oxidoreductase: MSHVLVIGCGVVGAAIAYELSLSGLEVTVIDQQPPAQAATGAALGVLMGAISHKIKGNAWQMRAASIKRYETLIPELEAAIRRRIPFNRQGILMLCFQEDLAAWEKLAAVRSAQEWQLEIWNAAQLQSRCPQLNGEKIVAAIYSPQDRQVDPVALTLALVEAAKHKGVQFHFGVTATGYYLDNADQRMYLQIENAQLSEKIKDVDWLVIAAGTGSTPLQWRQESTSRDRTHIALTFAPTQQAQSTLAVEIKPVLGQAIHMRVNQPLGNPHFQPVITGDDVHIVPCLSSQPITDYWVGATVEFSANGQVVADATQLEKVKQQAIAFCPALAQAKIIRTWSGLRPRPEGQPAPIIRHVPGFDNILLATGHYRNGVLLAPATAEKIREIIMRDE; this comes from the coding sequence ATGAGTCATGTACTAGTTATTGGCTGTGGTGTTGTCGGGGCGGCGATCGCCTACGAACTCAGTTTATCTGGGCTAGAAGTTACCGTGATCGATCAACAACCACCCGCCCAAGCAGCAACAGGGGCAGCGCTGGGGGTATTAATGGGAGCCATTAGCCACAAAATTAAGGGTAATGCCTGGCAGATGCGCGCTGCGAGTATCAAACGCTATGAAACCCTCATTCCAGAGCTAGAAGCGGCTATTAGGCGGCGGATTCCCTTCAATCGACAAGGCATATTGATGCTTTGTTTTCAAGAAGATTTAGCAGCTTGGGAAAAATTAGCCGCAGTTCGTTCAGCACAAGAATGGCAATTAGAAATTTGGAACGCTGCACAATTACAATCGCGCTGTCCGCAGCTTAATGGTGAAAAAATAGTAGCAGCAATTTACTCACCGCAAGATCGACAAGTTGACCCCGTAGCGCTGACGTTAGCTTTAGTAGAAGCCGCAAAGCACAAAGGAGTTCAATTTCATTTTGGAGTCACAGCCACAGGTTATTATCTCGATAACGCCGATCAACGGATGTATCTCCAAATCGAGAACGCTCAATTATCCGAAAAAATCAAAGATGTTGATTGGTTAGTCATCGCCGCCGGTACTGGTTCAACACCGTTGCAATGGCGACAAGAATCTACTTCTCGCGATCGCACTCACATAGCACTCACATTTGCACCTACGCAGCAAGCACAATCAACGCTAGCCGTAGAAATTAAACCTGTACTCGGTCAAGCGATTCATATGCGGGTCAATCAACCTTTAGGCAATCCCCATTTTCAACCTGTTATTACAGGCGATGACGTTCATATTGTTCCTTGTCTTAGCAGTCAACCAATTACAGATTACTGGGTTGGTGCGACAGTAGAATTTTCTGCAAACGGACAGGTAGTCGCAGATGCTACGCAATTAGAAAAAGTTAAACAGCAAGCGATCGCATTTTGTCCGGCTTTAGCCCAAGCCAAAATTATCCGCACTTGGTCAGGATTACGCCCACGCCCCGAAGGACAACCGGCGCCTATCATTCGCCACGTGCCAGGTTTTGACAACATTCTCCTCGCGACAGGACACTACCGCAACGGCGTTTTACTCGCACCTGCTACCGCCGAGAAGATTCGGGAGATCATTATGAGGGACGAGTGA
- a CDS encoding M10 family metallopeptidase C-terminal domain-containing protein, with protein MTTVSKTTEYPDLISDEYDLNQDNLLNYSEFASDTLLEIVPTITEFTSVASSLIETAGKSLQQIISNDFVDSVKEKELLILPDIESSKLVNTEKIASAISNAKKFDLGQNFGWIGNDLPTSQLSTQPQCCGCSACCGFSSDFNNDSLNQTTTPTNGGLTPQANTGVYYIDALLPTPANYWVGSTISYSFMTSVPSYYPWNYPERNKFVPFNTTQANAARRALQLFSEISGLRFVEVSDAGAGGIIRFGTANLGNNKSAHAYLPDNNPLGGDVWLNNSDSFNDTQTNGSFGFATMVHEIGHALGLKHPGNYNAGGGGSQGPYLPAQEDNNKYTVMSYNRHPGSGIHPQTPMLYDIAAIQALYGANNNTRTGNNTYSWNANQAFIQTIWDAGGNDTISAANQSLAATINLNPGSFSSIGRFSNNSSSRANGNLAIAYRVTMENAIGGAGNDTLIGNSVANNLSGRNGNDYLFGGGGSDTLNGGAGNDVLVGYSGSTEFDVLTGGTGTDTFVLGDTSNVFYRGDGFARITDFDWRYDYIQVRGTSSQYSLQSGNWFGNAALDTAIFFGNDAIGVVQDSTNVSFTRDFIFA; from the coding sequence ATGACAACTGTTTCAAAAACTACAGAATATCCTGATCTAATTTCTGATGAATATGATTTGAACCAAGACAACCTTTTAAATTACAGCGAATTTGCTAGCGACACTCTGCTAGAAATCGTGCCTACTATTACAGAATTTACATCAGTAGCGTCATCGTTAATAGAAACTGCCGGTAAATCGCTTCAGCAAATCATTTCAAACGATTTTGTCGATTCGGTTAAAGAAAAGGAACTTCTTATACTGCCAGATATTGAAAGCAGCAAGCTTGTTAACACTGAAAAAATAGCTTCAGCGATAAGTAATGCAAAGAAGTTTGATTTGGGGCAAAACTTTGGGTGGATTGGTAACGATCTACCAACATCACAATTGTCAACTCAACCACAGTGCTGTGGCTGTTCTGCGTGCTGTGGTTTTTCCAGTGATTTCAATAACGACAGTCTAAATCAAACCACAACACCAACAAACGGAGGATTAACACCGCAAGCAAATACAGGGGTTTACTACATCGATGCACTACTACCTACCCCAGCGAATTACTGGGTTGGTTCGACAATAAGTTATAGTTTCATGACATCAGTCCCAAGCTATTATCCGTGGAACTATCCAGAGCGCAACAAATTTGTTCCTTTTAATACAACGCAAGCCAACGCAGCACGTAGAGCCTTACAGCTTTTCAGTGAAATTTCAGGACTCAGATTTGTCGAAGTATCTGATGCAGGTGCGGGTGGAATCATTCGGTTTGGCACAGCAAATTTAGGAAATAATAAAAGCGCTCACGCTTACTTGCCAGACAACAATCCCTTGGGAGGAGATGTCTGGCTTAATAATTCTGACTCTTTTAATGACACTCAAACCAATGGCTCTTTTGGATTTGCGACCATGGTTCATGAAATCGGTCATGCACTAGGGCTAAAACATCCAGGTAACTACAATGCAGGTGGAGGAGGTAGTCAAGGTCCTTATCTACCCGCACAAGAAGATAACAACAAGTATACAGTGATGTCGTACAACAGGCATCCAGGTAGTGGGATTCATCCTCAAACACCAATGCTTTACGACATTGCAGCAATTCAGGCTCTCTACGGTGCTAATAATAATACTCGTACTGGCAATAACACTTATTCATGGAACGCTAATCAAGCTTTTATACAAACAATCTGGGATGCTGGCGGTAACGATACGATTAGTGCTGCGAATCAATCTCTAGCTGCAACGATTAACCTTAATCCTGGAAGCTTTAGTTCGATTGGACGTTTCTCCAATAACAGTAGTAGTCGAGCTAATGGTAATTTAGCGATCGCCTATAGAGTCACTATGGAAAATGCCATCGGAGGGGCGGGAAACGATACTCTAATCGGTAACAGCGTTGCCAATAATCTTTCAGGTAGGAATGGTAATGATTACTTGTTCGGTGGTGGCGGTTCTGACACGCTGAATGGCGGCGCGGGTAACGATGTTCTCGTCGGTTACAGCGGTAGTACAGAATTTGATGTTTTGACTGGGGGCACAGGTACAGATACCTTTGTGTTAGGTGACACTTCTAATGTCTTTTATCGAGGAGATGGCTTTGCTCGGATTACCGATTTTGATTGGCGGTATGATTATATTCAAGTAAGGGGAACTTCTAGCCAATACTCGCTACAATCCGGAAACTGGTTTGGCAATGCGGCACTTGATACCGCCATTTTCTTCGGCAATGATGCGATCGGCGTAGTGCAAGATTCTACCAACGTTAGTTTTACACGCGACTTTATCTTTGCTTAA
- a CDS encoding VOC family protein: MKKSGYAGFQVGGMKLSLFRRQEMAEIIRKIDKPTHAECQDKVALIFTVHDVEQEYHCLLHKNINLVIEPLTNIDYRIKTAYFRDPDGNLIGLYQFLD; this comes from the coding sequence ATGAAAAAAAGTGGTTATGCTGGGTTTCAAGTTGGTGGAATGAAGCTGAGTTTATTTAGACGGCAAGAAATGGCAGAAATTATTAGAAAAATTGATAAACCAACTCATGCAGAATGCCAAGATAAAGTAGCTTTAATTTTTACTGTACATGATGTTGAACAAGAGTATCATTGTTTACTGCACAAAAATATTAACCTTGTGATTGAACCTCTGACTAATATAGATTACAGGATTAAAACAGCGTACTTTAGAGACCCTGATGGTAATTTGATTGGGTTGTATCAATTTTTAGACTAG
- a CDS encoding zinc ribbon domain-containing protein, which produces MPHCPRCHQSVDAQAVTCPYCRTPLKAYGHPGIPLHRATGDTYLCDRCTYHLDDTCNFPQRPYAKECTLYQDVTQAQLRASQQSYKSSLRANFRSWLQQYQFWLLILGLLLLSFLIVL; this is translated from the coding sequence ATGCCACATTGTCCTCGTTGTCATCAATCGGTTGATGCACAAGCTGTGACTTGTCCTTATTGCCGTACTCCACTCAAAGCTTACGGACATCCAGGAATCCCCCTACATCGCGCTACTGGTGATACGTACTTGTGCGATCGCTGTACTTATCACTTAGACGATACGTGTAATTTTCCGCAGCGTCCCTATGCCAAAGAGTGTACGCTCTATCAAGATGTCACACAAGCTCAATTGCGCGCATCACAGCAGTCTTACAAAAGCAGCTTGCGTGCAAATTTCCGTAGCTGGCTTCAACAATATCAGTTTTGGCTATTAATCCTCGGTTTACTCTTACTGAGTTTTTTGATTGTCTTGTAA
- the psbQ gene encoding photosystem II protein PsbQ has protein sequence MTLFISRQKYSQIMARYRSILSLILVIVTTFLVSCSSPSVAKAPPTYTAAQIEQIQQYVPDIVALRDRMNNELITLIKRRDWIDVSNFIHGPVGEMRLKMTYVTRNLLPQDQSQARAYTRDLFDNLVKIEQAAEAADYQKATLNYREALADIDGFLQLIPKSTPTQESEA, from the coding sequence ATGACACTGTTCATCAGCAGACAAAAGTATAGTCAGATTATGGCGCGTTATCGGTCAATTCTGTCATTGATTTTAGTTATCGTGACAACGTTTCTTGTTAGTTGTAGTAGCCCCAGCGTTGCAAAAGCACCTCCAACCTATACGGCGGCGCAGATAGAGCAAATTCAGCAATATGTTCCTGACATTGTTGCGTTACGTGATCGCATGAATAACGAACTCATCACATTAATCAAACGTCGCGATTGGATCGATGTCAGCAACTTCATTCACGGTCCTGTTGGGGAAATGCGACTCAAAATGACTTACGTCACTCGCAATCTTCTACCGCAAGACCAATCACAAGCAAGGGCATATACTCGCGACTTGTTTGATAATTTAGTCAAAATTGAGCAAGCCGCAGAAGCCGCTGATTATCAAAAAGCAACACTTAACTACCGCGAAGCCTTAGCAGATATCGATGGCTTTTTGCAGTTGATTCCCAAATCAACACCAACGCAAGAAAGTGAAGCGTAA
- a CDS encoding TIGR03792 family protein, with the protein MVIELLKCKVDPNLREQYLQLDAEVWTKALAECPGFLGKEVWLNPHEASEVILVIRWATKEQWKAISDEFLNRIEQLFLQQMGRTYKIVESAEYQVYGDRLSS; encoded by the coding sequence ATGGTTATTGAGTTGCTTAAGTGTAAAGTAGATCCAAATTTGCGCGAACAATATTTGCAATTAGATGCAGAAGTTTGGACGAAAGCGCTGGCTGAGTGTCCTGGATTTCTAGGAAAAGAAGTTTGGCTGAATCCACACGAAGCATCAGAAGTTATTTTAGTGATTCGCTGGGCGACGAAAGAACAATGGAAAGCTATCTCTGACGAGTTTCTAAATCGGATAGAACAACTATTTTTGCAACAAATGGGTCGCACTTATAAAATTGTCGAGTCAGCAGAGTACCAAGTTTATGGCGATCGCTTATCTTCTTAG